A stretch of the Flavobacterium sp. 5 genome encodes the following:
- a CDS encoding Crp/Fnr family transcriptional regulator — MNAILENINKHVTLTTQEQELFLSKTETHQYKAKTVLLNAGEICKDSYFVNSGILRSFNINDNIVEHVLSFACSGWWISDMYSYLSQKPGNLFIQVLEDAEVVILTKENQEILYKEIPQLERFFRILIEKSLVAHQERLMDNLSLTAEERFEKFCKKYSDLIYKVPQKQIASYLGVTPEFFSKMKSKMLRK, encoded by the coding sequence ATGAACGCTATTCTCGAAAACATCAACAAGCACGTTACTTTAACGACACAAGAGCAGGAACTCTTTTTATCTAAAACAGAAACACACCAGTACAAAGCCAAAACCGTTTTGCTTAATGCTGGAGAAATTTGCAAAGACTCCTATTTTGTTAATTCTGGTATTTTGCGGAGTTTTAATATTAATGATAATATTGTAGAACATGTTTTAAGTTTTGCCTGTAGCGGATGGTGGATAAGCGATATGTACAGTTATCTTTCGCAGAAACCAGGAAATCTTTTTATTCAAGTTTTAGAAGATGCCGAAGTAGTTATATTAACAAAGGAGAATCAAGAAATTCTCTATAAAGAAATACCTCAACTTGAACGTTTTTTTAGGATTCTAATCGAAAAATCATTAGTAGCACATCAAGAACGTTTAATGGATAATTTGAGCTTAACAGCCGAAGAACGCTTTGAGAAATTTTGCAAAAAATATTCTGATTTAATTTATAAAGTGCCCCAAAAACAAATTGCGTCCTATCTTGGTGT